In Corylus avellana chromosome ca8, CavTom2PMs-1.0, the genomic stretch AGGAGGCCGTTGCCGAATGGTGGGAATTTGAGTTTGGGGGATTTGCTCAAATACAAGTCTCAGGAAGGCGTCAGGGTTCTGCTCTTGGTTTGGGACGATAAGACTTCCCACAGCAAATTCTTTATCAACACTGTACGTATCAACTTCCCCTTTCAATCGCTATCCACGCTCTTCTTTCAATTCTAGTTTCCCCCAAAATTtagtacatattttttaatacataaaaagttatttggataaaaaaatttggaaaagtACTTATTGGGGGAAAGCTAAAATAATGCTTTTTTTGTTGGGTCTTTTTCAACTTTTAACcgtataattaataatttaacgtTTTTAATGCAGGCTGGAGTGATGCAAACTCATGACGAAGAAACTCGAAAGTTTTTCAAGCACTCTTCCGTTTCATGTGTGCTATCACCGCGATATGCCAGCAGTAAGCTTAGCATTTTCAAACAGCAGGCATGGTTTAGTAATTGTTGCAATCATATATGATTactttgttattaattttcttcctATATCTGCAAATTTAGGCAATTATAAGCACAAAAGAATACAGagtctttgttgttttgttatattaGTTTGTTGCAAATTAGAAGTATATGAAGCctgatttttaattttcagcTTGATGATTGAACAAATTGCTGACAATTATCTTGTGGCTTCCGCCTTTCAGGTTGTTGGAACCCTTTTTACACATCATCAGAAATGTGTGATTGTGGACACTCAAGCGTCTGGAAATAACAGGAAGATAACTTCTTTTATAGGAGGCTTGGACCTTTGTGACGGCCGCTATGATACACCAGAGCATCGACTGTTTCGTGATCTTGACACTATATATGAGGGTGATTATCATAATCCAACAATTCCTGTGAGTATTTATATCCctggaaattttattttgtttcaataataacGGGATAATTTTTGTGTTTCTTCCTATTACATTATAGGTGAATTGATCATCTTAGGATATAGATGTATGTACAGATATAGAAAATGCCACCTTATAGTCAGTTGTGATTTCACGTCTTGGCGCTGCATATTTGTTCTTGGTAACTTACATATTGAAtgatctttcttcttcctttcttttttaaataataggCAGGAACTAAAGGTCCAAGGCAACCATGGCATGATTTACATTGCAAAATTGAAGGTCCGGCTGCTTATGATGTGCTCACTAATTTTGAGCAGCGTTGGAGAAAAGCCACAAAGTGGTCAGAGTTGGGGCTGCGGTTCAAAAGGGTATCTCGTTGGCATGATGACGCGTTGATAAAAATAGAACGCATCTCGTGGATACTCAGTCCTTCCCCATCAATTCCAAATGGCGACCCTGCATTATGGGTTTCCAATGCAGATGATCCTGAAAATTGGCATGTTCAGGTTACCTAGTCTGCACTTCCTAAAGTGAAgcttatttaatttattgacTCTCATTCAGTTCTACTTAGTCTTAGCCGTTTATTCTGAATTTGACAGGTTTTCCGCTCAATTGATTCAGGGTCTTTGAAAGGATTTCCAAAAAATGTTCATGAAGCTGAAGCTCAGGTGTACTATTTTTCTGGGTTAAAACTGTAGTTCACAAAATAGACTCTAGATGCATCACTTTTAGTGTAAAATGATTATAGTGGCATGCTTCATggaatttgagatttttatatttatgattGAATAGTTCTCTGGTGTTTGCTTTTGTTGCAGAATCTTGTTTGTGCAAAAAGTTTGGTTATAGACAAGAGCATTCAAACAGCATACATCCAGGCGATCAGATCGGCccaacattttatatatattgagaatcaATATTTTCTTGGATCATCGTATGCGTGGCCATCCTACAAAGAAGCAGGTCATAGATCCATCTCCAAAACTAGTACAATGAACACATCTTCATACAAATTTACATTGCCCAAAGTCAACTTTCTCTGCTGTAAACactttttgtttgtgtttgtgaagTTCAAATTAGCATATCATTTTGTACTTGAAACTAGATACAACTGTTTGTATTGTTTACATTTTATAACAATTCTTATGTAACAGAATTTATATATTGTGCGTTGCATAAATTGTTTTCCATTTACACATTGTACATGCAATAACTGCTTCCTGAATTACAGAAACATTTTGGCTGACATTGTCCTTATTAAATTTAAGCTGTCGTGATTATTTACTTAGTGATCACATTTACCTAAGAATTTTTGTCATGAACATTCTGCTGGACTACATCTTATTCATCAAACTTTTCCTCAAAGTCGTCTCCCTTTTCGGTTGGATCAGGTGCTGATAATCTAATTCCAATGGAGCTGGCATTAAAGATTGCAAGTAAGATAAGAGCAAATGAGAGATTTGCAGTGTATATTGTCATACCAATGTGGCCCGAGGGTGCCCCTTCATCTGCCTCCGTGCAAGAAATTCTCTTTTGGCAGGTAATGCATGcaatatttcaatttattaattacaaagaaattaataaatggGCAATTTACAAACATTAAAAGGTTGGTAAAGGAGATGCCAATAAGCTTGTTTTTTATTGGTTAACATACGTCAACTTCAATCTTGTTTAATAACAGGATCATGTGCCTGGGTAAACATGGTCAAATCATGTCCAGGATGGTATCTCTTCATGATTTTCTAGATGTGCTTTCGAAAAGCATTTGTATAATTACCTCTTCTCTTCATGCATATCTAACTTGGCATGTTTGTCCCAATATGTTAAATCAAGTGGGCATGGTGATCAcaactatttatttatatggGAGAAAATGTGACTTATTTTACTGGTAAGATTAATTGTAATTGATATGACTAAATGCCATATTATATTAGTAATCTTGCTCTTTCGCTTTTCTCAGGGGCAGACAATGCAAATGATGTATGAAATCATAGCAGAAGAGTTGAAATCCATGCATCTTGAGAGTTCACATCCCCAAGATTACCTAAATTTTTACTGTCTTGGTAATCGGGAAGAACTGCCAAAGGAAGCATCAGGTTCACCTAATCAATGTTCCAAGAACGGAGATGCGGTAATCATACTCTCTGAAAGTTATTTccattgttttaataaaaaccATCGATTTATAACTATGAAAATTATTAGAACCTAACATTGCACTTTTTCTTTGtgtgtacacacacacacacacacacatatatatatatatatatagagagagagagagagagagagagagggagagagtatATCCTATATGAATGATTGAGGATGAGCACTAGCTCAATCCATCAATGGAATCCTGTGAGTGAATTTGGAGGTAATATTTTTCTATACTAtgcaaaaaattatgaaattaagttttttGCATGACCAACTTCCAGGTTTCTGCTTCACAAAAGTTTCAACGGTTCATGGTCTATGTACACGCCAAGGGAATGATTGTAGATGACGAGTATGTGATATTAGGGTCTGCCAACATTAATCAACGATCTATGGCTGGTTCAAGAGACACTGAGATAGCCATGGGTGCATATCAGCCCCATCACACCTGGGGCAAGAAGAAGCGCCATCCACATGGCCAGGTTTGCATATTCTTTCAGAGCTTGGATGTACCTTATTGTATTTTCTGTTGCAAGAATAGCAAGTTTTGGTGGATGTCCCAGACTTGGCCCGAAAAATGTAATGTGTCGGTTTAATTCAGCATTCAACATTTCGATGCATACATTTACAATTACAAGTCTAGGGAAAACAAGACTCAGTCTAATTGACCAATATAACATTGGCATAATATAATGGTATGCTCATAGTCTGAATAGAACTCACTCTCATAGAAAATGTTTGTCATTGGTTGCCTttgatttggataaaagaagTTCATGATTGCTAAACTGACAGATTTGATCGATACGTCTCCAGGTATATGGGTATAGAATGTCTCTGTGGGCAGAACATTTGGGGATGTTAGATGACTGCTTCAAGGAGCCTGAAAATTTGGTTTGCGTTAATAGTGTGAACAAGGTTGCTGAAGATAACTGGAGGAAGTACACGGCGGAGGAGTTTACACCATTGCAGGGGCACATCCTTAAATACCCTGTTCAGGTGGATGCCAATGGAAAGGTAGGCCCCTTGCCTGGACACGAGACTTTCCCAGATGTTGGCGGTAAGGTGCTTGGATACCGCACCACCCTTCCTGATGCTCTAACTACATAGGGTTCACCAATTTTCTTGTTCATAACTTGATGTGCTTTCATTTTGACATAAAAGAGGGGTCAAAAAAGACAGAATACAGGAGCCTTCTCCAACTGAGTTTAGGCTAGCTTGTAATCAGTTACCAACACTGTACAAGGTATAATGTGTAATCTGGTGTACCAttcaattcattattttttgggaaTAAAGATTcttaaattaatgaattttgttaTAGAAAAACAGATAAAGCAATTTGTTAGAACTTAATCTAGAGGAATTGTGCAAATTTATCTTTCTATCCTGCTAGAATTTATGCCCAAGTTCTGAGTCATGCATCTTGAAGTTGAAACCCAGGTGGAGCCATCCACAATATTTGCTTCAGTGAAGTAATCATTTTGGTAGAATCCAAGTGACattctttattattatcattCATAGCATATCTACTTGGGTGCACGCAAATGGATAAGGATTCCTTACAATTCTCCTGCTCGGATCTTGCAATCCCGAGAGGTTCCCTGCTCAGGCAGGTGAGCAATTGCATGCCCGATTGCAGGGAGAGGCAATTGTTCGAGACCCAATTGTAGAGATATCCCATCCGAGGCAAATATATTATTATCAAATGAAAAGCACTCAAATGCTCAAATTAGATCATGTGCACCACAATTCTacaatttgaaatgaagaaaatgaaaaataagtttCACCCATTCGTTCCTTTACTTCATAACTTAAGCTCTACATACaaccttccaaaaaaaaaaagtagaagagaGAAATACGAGATGATCCTCACAGAGttttcaaacaaacaaacaaacaaacttaaTTAACGGTAACTTTTCCCACCATACCAGCTCCCTGGTGAGGGGAACAATAGAACGAGTAGCTGCCTTTTTCAGTCAAGGTCACAGCATATGTCTCTCCTGGGGCATTAAGGAGGTCCTCCTCACTCATGGAGATCTTCCCCGCATCTACTCCGCCGGGAATCTCGTCCTCGTCGAACACAACATTGTGGGGGAACCCGGCGTTGTTCTTGAACACTATCTTCTCTCCGGCGCTCACGCTGAAGTTGCTGGGAACGAAAGCCAACGACCCGTCGCTTGCACCAAGCAAGACCTCTACGGCCATGGCATTGCTTGCAAGGATTGCGCTTGCGGCGGTGGCCGCAACGGCGACACCCACATCCTTGAGTGAAGCCTTGACGCTAAGCCTTGGGACTGGAGAAGCTGACACTTTAGCAATGGCGCTAACTTTGGCTGCCCCGGCTGCCTTGAGGCCGGTGAATGATGGGATGGCAACAGCTGCAGAGGTGACAGTAGCCATGGATAACTTTTTTCTGGTCTTGTTTTTGTTGCGAGTTGGAGAGGATGATCAGCAGAAGAAGAGAGAACGCcttgttttttttatagggTGATAAGAATGGAGATTGAGCGTGTGTGGTGTGGATTTGCGGAGGAATATGCGATTAGATAATGAATGGCTACGGTGTATGGGTAGAGAAATGGGTTATCTACCGAGGATTGTCGCTATTGGCTGCCTTGGATGCTATCCAA encodes the following:
- the LOC132189120 gene encoding phospholipase D delta-like; the encoded protein is MAEVKSDVPVYLHGDLDLKIIEARCLPNMDLVSERLRLCFVAFSSCGAPFFDKNKEQQQQQQQRHGKIITSDPYVTVCLAGATVARTRVISNSQSPVWNEHFEIPLAHPVSHVEFYVKDNDVFGADLIGIASVSAHRIASGETINDWFPIIGSLGKPPKPDAAVRIEMSFTKCEENPLYRYGIAADPDHFGVRNCYFPVRRGGSVTLYQDAHVPESLLPEIELDGGKAFEHGTCWEDICEAILEAHHLVYIVGWSIFHKVKLVREPRRPLPNGGNLSLGDLLKYKSQEGVRVLLLVWDDKTSHSKFFINTAGVMQTHDEETRKFFKHSSVSCVLSPRYASSKLSIFKQQVVGTLFTHHQKCVIVDTQASGNNRKITSFIGGLDLCDGRYDTPEHRLFRDLDTIYEGDYHNPTIPAGTKGPRQPWHDLHCKIEGPAAYDVLTNFEQRWRKATKWSELGLRFKRVSRWHDDALIKIERISWILSPSPSIPNGDPALWVSNADDPENWHVQVFRSIDSGSLKGFPKNVHEAEAQNLVCAKSLVIDKSIQTAYIQAIRSAQHFIYIENQYFLGSSYAWPSYKEAGADNLIPMELALKIASKIRANERFAVYIVIPMWPEGAPSSASVQEILFWQGQTMQMMYEIIAEELKSMHLESSHPQDYLNFYCLGNREELPKEASGSPNQCSKNGDAVSASQKFQRFMVYVHAKGMIVDDEYVILGSANINQRSMAGSRDTEIAMGAYQPHHTWGKKKRHPHGQVYGYRMSLWAEHLGMLDDCFKEPENLVCVNSVNKVAEDNWRKYTAEEFTPLQGHILKYPVQVDANGKVGPLPGHETFPDVGGKVLGYRTTLPDALTT
- the LOC132189860 gene encoding plastocyanin, yielding MATVTSAAVAIPSFTGLKAAGAAKVSAIAKVSASPVPRLSVKASLKDVGVAVAATAASAILASNAMAVEVLLGASDGSLAFVPSNFSVSAGEKIVFKNNAGFPHNVVFDEDEIPGGVDAGKISMSEEDLLNAPGETYAVTLTEKGSYSFYCSPHQGAGMVGKVTVN